One segment of Nostoc flagelliforme CCNUN1 DNA contains the following:
- a CDS encoding ABC transporter ATP-binding protein translates to MIEVEHLSKIYGSTPAITDVTFSVEPGEILGLLGPNGAGKTTTMRILAGYLPATNGNARIAGYDVHENSLAVRQRIGYLPETPPLYPDMTVEGFLHFVARIKGVSAGDRPNKVTAAIERCNLEDKRRVIIRKLSKGYRQRVGIAQAIVHDPPAIILDEPTVGLDPRQIIEVRNLIKSLAGTHTIILSTHILPEVSMTCSRVAIINRGKVVATNTPENLMTQLTGGSGYDLEIEGEAALAKQVLQKVAGVSLIESIPTAGMHSQMQANRAYLRVISQPGKEPGKDIATTLVRAGFGLHELKRVNATLEDVFLQLTTEEKNFDTEVDLAADNEGEAA, encoded by the coding sequence ATGATCGAAGTTGAGCATTTAAGTAAAATATACGGTTCCACCCCAGCGATTACTGATGTCACCTTTAGCGTCGAGCCTGGGGAGATTTTAGGGTTGTTGGGCCCCAATGGCGCTGGTAAAACCACAACCATGCGGATTCTGGCTGGTTATTTACCGGCAACTAATGGAAATGCCCGGATTGCTGGCTATGATGTCCATGAAAATTCCCTAGCTGTACGTCAACGCATTGGTTATTTACCGGAAACACCACCGTTATATCCAGACATGACGGTGGAAGGATTTTTGCATTTTGTCGCCCGAATTAAGGGAGTATCAGCAGGCGATCGCCCCAACAAGGTAACAGCCGCTATCGAACGCTGCAACTTAGAAGATAAGCGGCGGGTGATTATTCGCAAACTTTCTAAAGGATACCGTCAAAGGGTAGGAATTGCTCAAGCGATCGTCCACGATCCCCCAGCGATCATTTTAGATGAACCCACAGTTGGACTCGATCCCCGACAAATAATTGAGGTGCGGAATCTAATTAAAAGCCTTGCTGGTACTCACACAATTATTCTTTCCACGCATATTCTGCCAGAAGTGAGCATGACTTGTAGCCGCGTCGCCATCATCAATCGCGGTAAAGTTGTGGCAACTAATACACCAGAAAACTTGATGACTCAGTTGACAGGTGGCTCCGGGTATGACTTGGAAATAGAAGGAGAAGCTGCCCTAGCGAAACAGGTATTGCAAAAAGTCGCGGGTGTAAGTTTGATAGAATCAATTCCGACAGCCGGAATGCACAGTCAAATGCAGGCAAATCGCGCTTACCTGCGGGTAATATCGCAACCGGGAAAAGAACCAGGAAAGGATATTGCCACAACATTAGTGCGTGCAGGATTCGGTTTACATGAACTGAAGCGAGTTAACGCTACCTTAGAAGATGTATTTTTGCAACTGACCACAGAAGAAAAAAATTTCGATACTGAGGTAGACTTAGCAGCAGACAACGAAGGAGAGGCAGCGTAA
- a CDS encoding ABC transporter permease, which yields MGVVLSNIIAIYRRELQSYFVSPLAYAIAGIFWFIAGLFFVMILLGPDGILVGVAAIDAQGQQLGVPVPPIDVPYEFIRAFLDRMGWLLLFILPILSMGLYAEERKRGTLELLATSPITNWAVALGKLLGVLTFFTAMVVPMLVFEAIAISGSNPPMALSIPLLGHFGLILLAAAILSLGMFISSLTDSTILSAVFTFAVILLLLLIDLVAKIVPGPVGEALGYLSLLKHYNTLIQGIFDTSALILFASYIFLGIFLTAQSIDALRFQRQ from the coding sequence ATGGGTGTAGTGCTGAGTAATATTATTGCCATTTATCGCCGAGAGTTACAGAGTTATTTTGTATCACCTTTGGCTTATGCGATCGCAGGCATATTTTGGTTCATCGCGGGGTTATTCTTCGTAATGATTTTGCTAGGGCCAGATGGCATTTTGGTAGGAGTCGCGGCAATAGATGCACAAGGGCAACAATTAGGAGTGCCAGTACCACCGATAGATGTTCCCTACGAATTTATCCGGGCATTCTTGGATCGCATGGGGTGGCTATTGTTGTTTATCCTGCCAATTCTCTCAATGGGACTCTATGCCGAAGAACGTAAGCGGGGCACTTTAGAACTATTAGCCACATCACCAATTACCAATTGGGCGGTAGCTTTAGGTAAGTTATTAGGTGTGCTAACATTTTTTACCGCGATGGTTGTACCCATGCTAGTGTTTGAAGCGATCGCAATCAGCGGATCAAATCCACCAATGGCACTCTCAATTCCCTTGCTGGGTCATTTTGGATTAATCTTGCTAGCAGCAGCAATTTTATCTTTAGGAATGTTTATTTCTTCATTAACAGACAGTACAATTCTGTCTGCCGTTTTCACCTTTGCAGTAATTTTATTATTGTTATTAATTGATTTAGTCGCCAAAATTGTCCCTGGCCCCGTGGGGGAAGCATTAGGTTATCTGTCATTGCTGAAACATTACAACACCTTAATTCAAGGCATTTTTGATACCAGCGCCTTAATTTTATTTGCCAGTTACATCTTTTTGGGTATTTTTCTCACAGCTCAATCAATTGATGCACTGCGCTTTCAAAGGCAATAG
- a CDS encoding phosphate-starvation-inducible PsiE family protein — protein MYKSVENTPISMYEINRGRVVRTLEFIQDVIVISLCIGLFSFMVLQVRDMFLSLLPPLDFHAVTADILFLLILVELFRLLIIYLQEHRVSIGVAVEVSIVSALREVIVKGVLETSWSQVLATCAFLLVLGVLLFLRVWLPPTFEGIDPEQEVSKRYRSRAKSELIQNNGH, from the coding sequence ATGTATAAATCTGTTGAAAATACCCCGATTAGCATGTACGAAATCAATCGTGGGCGCGTCGTGCGAACCTTGGAATTTATCCAAGATGTGATTGTAATTTCTTTGTGTATCGGTTTATTTAGCTTCATGGTGCTTCAGGTGAGAGATATGTTTCTCTCCTTACTCCCACCTCTAGATTTTCATGCTGTTACTGCCGATATTCTCTTTTTACTTATCTTAGTTGAGCTATTCCGACTGCTGATTATTTATCTACAGGAACATCGAGTATCTATTGGAGTAGCTGTTGAAGTTTCCATCGTTTCCGCTTTGCGAGAAGTCATTGTTAAAGGTGTTCTAGAAACAAGTTGGAGTCAAGTTTTAGCAACTTGTGCCTTTTTATTAGTCTTGGGAGTACTACTGTTCCTCCGAGTTTGGCTACCCCCTACCTTTGAAGGTATCGATCCCGAACAAGAAGTATCTAAACGCTATAGAAGCCGAGCCAAGTCTGAATTAATACAAAACAATGGTCATTAA
- a CDS encoding diflavin flavoprotein, translated as MSTATLTPNHSRDVQVVEIGKNTLILRSRTWDRLKFEVEYSRQRGTTANSYLIQADKKALIDPPGESFTEIYLQQLAQHLDFTTLDYIVLGHVNPNRSATLQVLLSQVPQATIICSRPAANALKTAFPELESRIQAVRSGDTLDLGQEHHLSFITVPTPRWADGLCTYDTATKILYTDKLFGAHICEDTLFDEDWKGLDAERRYYFECLHAPQAKQVEAALDKLSVLGARCYAPAHGPVVRYSLSRFTYDYRQWCQGQKSQELSVALLYASAYGNTAIMANAIAQGLIQNGVNVESINCELADSAEINRIIETCDGLIIGSPTLGGHAPTQIQTALGIVLSVAAKTKLAGVFGSYGWSGEAIDSIESKLKDANYQLGFETLRVRFSPTPEILQQCQEAGASFAQNLKKTKKLRTSRQVLTEAHVDRTEQAVGRIIGSLCVVTTRDEETHKGVLTSWVSQATFNPPGIMIAIANEQNADLMHHPGDKFVLNILKEGRNVRRYFSRHSTLGDNPFANLDTKTALNGCLILNEALAYLECTVQNQLECGDRWLIYAVIDHGEVFENDGVTALEYRKSGSYY; from the coding sequence ATGTCTACTGCCACATTAACGCCCAACCATAGCAGAGATGTACAAGTTGTTGAAATTGGTAAAAATACTCTGATTCTCCGATCGCGGACTTGGGACAGATTAAAATTTGAGGTGGAGTATTCCCGCCAACGGGGAACTACAGCGAATTCTTATCTGATTCAAGCTGATAAAAAAGCTTTAATTGACCCTCCTGGCGAATCTTTTACCGAAATTTACCTTCAGCAACTTGCACAACATTTAGACTTCACCACCCTAGATTACATTGTTCTCGGTCATGTCAATCCAAACCGCAGCGCAACTCTGCAAGTATTACTCTCTCAAGTTCCTCAAGCTACTATAATTTGTTCTCGCCCCGCCGCCAATGCTCTCAAAACCGCCTTTCCAGAATTGGAGTCACGTATTCAAGCGGTGCGATCGGGGGATACTCTAGATTTAGGACAAGAACATCATCTATCATTTATTACCGTACCAACTCCCAGGTGGGCGGATGGACTTTGTACTTATGATACCGCCACAAAAATTCTCTACACAGACAAACTTTTTGGCGCTCATATTTGCGAAGATACTTTGTTTGATGAAGATTGGAAGGGGTTAGATGCGGAACGTCGTTACTATTTTGAATGTCTCCATGCTCCCCAAGCTAAACAAGTTGAAGCAGCCTTAGATAAATTGTCGGTTTTGGGAGCCAGATGTTATGCCCCAGCACACGGCCCGGTTGTCCGTTACAGCCTCAGCCGTTTTACCTATGATTACCGTCAATGGTGTCAAGGGCAAAAATCTCAAGAATTGAGTGTCGCCTTGCTTTATGCTTCTGCTTATGGAAATACAGCAATTATGGCGAATGCGATCGCTCAAGGTTTGATCCAAAATGGAGTTAATGTAGAATCGATTAACTGTGAACTAGCCGATTCTGCGGAGATTAACCGCATTATAGAAACTTGCGATGGCTTGATTATCGGCTCACCCACTTTAGGCGGACATGCACCAACTCAAATTCAAACTGCTTTAGGAATAGTTCTCTCGGTGGCAGCTAAAACTAAGTTAGCAGGGGTGTTTGGTTCTTACGGTTGGAGTGGAGAGGCGATAGATTCAATAGAAAGCAAGCTCAAAGATGCAAATTATCAACTAGGGTTTGAAACACTTCGGGTGCGTTTTAGTCCTACTCCTGAGATTCTTCAGCAGTGTCAAGAAGCAGGTGCTTCCTTTGCCCAAAACTTGAAGAAAACTAAAAAACTGCGTACTTCCCGCCAGGTTTTGACAGAAGCCCATGTAGATCGTACCGAGCAAGCGGTGGGACGGATCATTGGTTCTCTGTGTGTTGTGACAACTCGTGATGAAGAAACTCACAAAGGGGTTTTAACTTCTTGGGTATCGCAGGCAACTTTTAACCCGCCAGGAATTATGATTGCGATCGCTAACGAGCAGAATGCAGATTTAATGCATCATCCTGGTGATAAATTTGTGCTGAATATCCTAAAAGAAGGAAGAAATGTGCGTCGCTATTTTTCTCGTCACAGCACTTTAGGCGATAATCCCTTTGCGAATCTTGACACAAAAACTGCTCTTAATGGTTGTTTGATTTTGAATGAGGCATTAGCCTATTTAGAATGTACAGTGCAAAATCAGCTTGAATGTGGCGATCGATGGTTAATTTATGCCGTCATCGATCACGGTGAAGTGTTCGAAAATGATGGTGTCACTGCTTTGGAGTATCGGAAATCTGGCAGCTATTATTAA
- a CDS encoding four helix bundle protein, giving the protein MATRRFQELQVYQLSEQLADDIWKIFEGWNFFAKDTIGKQIVRSADSIGANIAEGVGRGSFQDNRRFIKIARGSLNVDARRAASRRVTQHWLRLAHTRNLLTTEQVNAIKTIINELAPKLNSYLNSIGNVPDDQGQMTNDQ; this is encoded by the coding sequence ATGGCAACAAGGCGTTTCCAAGAATTACAGGTTTATCAATTATCAGAACAGTTGGCAGATGACATTTGGAAAATTTTTGAGGGATGGAATTTTTTTGCAAAAGATACGATTGGTAAACAGATTGTACGTTCTGCAGATAGTATCGGTGCCAATATAGCAGAAGGTGTAGGAAGGGGTAGTTTTCAAGATAATAGACGTTTTATCAAAATAGCGAGAGGGTCTTTGAATGTAGACGCCCGGAGGGCGGCTTCCCGTAGGGTAACTCAACATTGGTTAAGACTTGCTCATACTCGTAACCTTTTAACTACCGAACAGGTAAATGCAATCAAAACAATCATTAACGAACTAGCACCCAAGTTAAACTCCTACCTAAACTCAATTGGCAATGTACCAGATGACCAAGGACAAATGACAAATGACCAATGA
- a CDS encoding 1-aminocyclopropane-1-carboxylate deaminase/D-cysteine desulfhydrase, with protein sequence MSLTFIAPPIQQINSEIARRAGVDLYVLRLDLMHPWVNGNKWFKLKYNLLEAKEKNFTMLLTFGGAYSNHIYATAATGSLFGFRTIGVIRGEERLPLNPTLSFAVQQGMQLVYLNREMYRQRNTPELQEYLQQRFGEVFIIPEGGSNLNGARGCTEIIADAMPTAGYAYAFDHICLACGTATTLAGIVLSLHEGQRAIAFPVLKNGAFLAQEIENLLTNYLASGLPSPYSSPVSWELVCDYHFGGYAKVNDELLLFSQQFTEEHGVPLDYVYTAKMFYGVMDLLKQGFFRRGDRLLLVHTGGLQGNVGMEERLQRFSKI encoded by the coding sequence ATGTCGTTAACCTTTATTGCTCCTCCTATACAACAAATCAACAGCGAAATCGCCCGTCGTGCTGGTGTTGATCTGTATGTGCTGCGCCTCGATCTCATGCACCCGTGGGTTAACGGTAATAAATGGTTCAAGCTGAAATACAATCTTCTGGAGGCTAAGGAGAAAAATTTCACGATGCTGCTAACCTTTGGCGGCGCTTATTCCAATCACATCTATGCAACTGCGGCGACTGGTAGTCTTTTCGGTTTTCGTACCATTGGTGTAATTCGTGGCGAGGAGAGGCTACCGTTGAATCCTACGCTGAGTTTTGCTGTACAACAGGGTATGCAGCTTGTGTACCTGAACCGCGAGATGTATCGACAGCGCAACACACCAGAGTTACAGGAATATCTGCAACAACGTTTCGGCGAGGTGTTTATCATTCCCGAAGGCGGGAGTAATTTAAATGGTGCGCGCGGTTGTACAGAGATAATTGCTGATGCGATGCCTACAGCAGGCTACGCCTACGCATTTGATCATATATGCTTAGCCTGCGGTACAGCCACCACACTGGCTGGTATTGTGCTTTCGTTGCATGAAGGACAAAGAGCGATCGCTTTTCCCGTTCTAAAAAATGGCGCATTTCTCGCACAAGAAATCGAAAATCTATTGACAAATTACCTCGCCTCTGGTTTGCCCTCGCCATATAGTTCTCCCGTTTCCTGGGAATTGGTATGTGATTACCACTTCGGCGGCTATGCAAAGGTGAACGACGAGTTGCTACTTTTTAGCCAACAGTTCACAGAGGAACATGGCGTACCCCTTGATTACGTATATACCGCCAAAATGTTTTACGGAGTGATGGATTTACTAAAGCAAGGATTTTTTCGTAGAGGCGATCGCTTACTGCTAGTACACACAGGCGGCTTACAGGGCAACGTTGGCATGGAAGAAAGGTTGCAGAGGTTTTCTAAAATCTGA
- a CDS encoding GldG family protein, which produces MKIVAKKKLWKYLFWLGPFLIAVGLTVGLVSEQWGLIPLVFLIAGIVISGLGIIWQSYETNWWKRRSTQAGTNALVATLAVLAILGLINFLGTRYHLRADLTEAQLFTLAPQSRELVRVLPQPVKVWVFDINQNPQDRELLENYQRQSSKFKYEYIDPQTRPGLAEKFGVKDYGEVYLESGDKRQLVQTVNENERLSEIRLTSRLQQLTNSTTAKAYLLQGHGERQLSAGKGAISQAVQALGDKSFTTSPLNLGETSKVPEDAAVVIVAGPKRGLFEGEVKALQEYLNRGGNLLLMIDPNTDPKLNSLLQEWGVRLDNRLAVDVSGGSVVGLGPAAPLVTEYGQHPITKDFGNGNSFYPIARPLEITSVPGVQATPLLRTKPYPNSWAESDLQSEKLEFNADKDLKGPLTLGVALTRKQTPKSASTPQPAPTLSPLPSPTTQSKTPPAPSASPAPTPSPTPSSQTATESRLVVLGNSDFATDGLFQQQLNGDVFLNSVTWLSQQDQQPLSIRPKEPKNRRITLTTTQGNLLILSSLLLLPLIGFAIAVIIWWKRR; this is translated from the coding sequence ATGAAGATAGTTGCAAAAAAGAAACTGTGGAAATATCTGTTTTGGTTGGGCCCGTTCCTAATTGCTGTCGGCTTAACAGTTGGGTTAGTCTCTGAACAGTGGGGACTAATTCCATTAGTATTTTTGATTGCGGGAATTGTCATCAGTGGGTTGGGGATAATATGGCAAAGCTATGAGACTAACTGGTGGAAGCGTCGTTCTACCCAAGCTGGGACTAATGCCTTAGTAGCAACTCTGGCAGTGTTGGCAATTTTAGGATTGATTAACTTTTTAGGAACTCGCTACCACTTGCGGGCAGACTTAACAGAGGCTCAATTGTTTACCCTTGCGCCCCAGTCACGGGAACTGGTGAGAGTTTTACCACAGCCAGTTAAGGTGTGGGTGTTTGATATTAACCAGAATCCCCAAGATAGAGAACTGTTAGAAAATTATCAGCGCCAAAGCTCAAAATTTAAATATGAGTACATCGACCCCCAAACTAGGCCAGGACTTGCAGAAAAGTTTGGTGTCAAAGATTACGGGGAAGTTTATTTAGAATCTGGCGATAAACGGCAATTAGTGCAAACGGTAAATGAAAATGAGCGTTTGTCAGAAATTAGATTAACTAGTCGCCTGCAACAACTAACAAATTCAACCACAGCCAAAGCTTACTTACTCCAAGGTCATGGCGAACGCCAACTTTCAGCTGGGAAAGGTGCAATATCACAAGCAGTTCAAGCATTAGGCGATAAAAGCTTTACAACATCACCCCTGAATTTAGGAGAAACTTCCAAAGTTCCTGAAGATGCGGCTGTAGTGATAGTAGCTGGCCCCAAGCGAGGGCTGTTTGAGGGTGAAGTCAAAGCTTTGCAAGAATATCTGAATCGCGGCGGTAACTTACTGCTGATGATTGATCCTAATACCGATCCCAAACTTAACAGCTTGCTGCAAGAGTGGGGTGTTCGTCTAGATAATCGTTTAGCAGTCGATGTCTCTGGCGGAAGCGTCGTAGGACTTGGCCCTGCTGCGCCCTTAGTCACAGAATACGGACAACATCCGATTACCAAAGATTTCGGTAACGGTAATTCTTTTTATCCGATTGCCCGACCACTGGAAATTACCTCTGTGCCTGGTGTTCAGGCTACTCCACTGCTACGAACCAAACCCTATCCCAATAGTTGGGCAGAAAGCGACCTCCAAAGCGAAAAATTGGAGTTTAATGCAGATAAAGACCTGAAAGGGCCTCTAACCTTGGGCGTTGCCTTAACCAGAAAACAAACACCCAAATCTGCTTCCACTCCCCAACCTGCACCGACACTTTCACCCCTACCATCACCAACCACCCAAAGCAAAACTCCCCCTGCTCCCTCTGCCTCCCCTGCTCCCACTCCTTCCCCCACTCCTTCATCTCAAACAGCCACCGAGTCCCGTTTAGTGGTTTTAGGAAATTCCGATTTTGCCACCGATGGCTTGTTTCAACAGCAATTAAATGGAGATGTATTCCTCAACTCAGTTACTTGGCTGAGTCAACAGGATCAGCAACCCCTTTCTATTCGCCCTAAAGAACCAAAAAACCGTCGGATAACCTTGACAACCACACAAGGCAATCTTTTAATATTGTCATCTCTGTTGCTTTTACCCTTAATTGGGTTTGCGATCGCAGTTATTATCTGGTGGAAACGACGGTAA
- a CDS encoding diflavin flavoprotein, with product MVALTQLTQVIPNPGRLTIETVEIAPQTTAIRCLDWDRERFDIEFGLRNGTTYNSFLIQAEKVALVDTSHRKFEELYLEVVAGLIDPTKIDYLIISHTEPDHSGLVKNILELAPSITVVGAKVAIQFLENMVHQPFKSMQVKSGERLDLGNGHELEFISAPNLHWPDTILTYDHKTCTLYTCDVFGMHYCDDHTYDENITLIEEDFHYYYDCLMGPNARSVLAALKRIEKLDIRTVATGHGPLLQHYISEWLGRYQNWSLEQAKTETLVALFYIEDYGHSEHLVRSIAHGCAKTGVAVELVDLNSAEPQEVRELVAQASGLVIAMPPQSSVMIQAALSTILAAVHKKQAIGLLESGGGDDEPVYPLRNKFQELGLTEAFPPILVKEIPTQATEQLCDEAGTDMGQWLTRDRTIKQIKSINTELEKALGRISTGLYIITAKKGEIQSAMLASWVTQASLEPLGVAIAVSKDRAIESLMHVGDRFVLNVLEEGKYQGLMKHFLKRFAPGADRFAGVKTYPAKNESPVLAEALAYMECEITSRMDCGDHWVIYSTVQTGRVANLHALTAAHHRKIGNHY from the coding sequence ATGGTTGCACTTACACAGCTTACTCAAGTTATTCCCAATCCAGGACGTTTGACGATTGAAACTGTTGAAATTGCTCCTCAAACAACAGCGATTCGTTGTCTAGACTGGGATAGAGAACGTTTTGATATCGAGTTTGGTTTACGGAATGGTACAACCTATAATTCTTTCTTAATTCAGGCAGAAAAAGTTGCTTTAGTTGACACATCTCACCGCAAGTTTGAGGAATTATATCTTGAGGTAGTGGCGGGATTAATTGATCCGACCAAAATAGATTACTTAATTATCAGCCACACGGAACCAGACCACAGTGGATTAGTAAAAAATATTTTGGAATTAGCTCCCTCTATTACTGTAGTTGGTGCGAAGGTGGCTATTCAATTTTTAGAAAATATGGTTCACCAGCCTTTTAAATCAATGCAGGTGAAAAGTGGAGAGCGATTAGATTTAGGCAACGGACACGAATTAGAATTTATCTCTGCACCTAACTTACACTGGCCTGACACAATCTTGACTTATGACCACAAAACTTGCACTCTCTACACTTGCGATGTGTTTGGAATGCACTACTGTGATGACCACACCTATGATGAAAATATTACTTTAATAGAGGAAGATTTTCACTATTACTATGATTGTCTCATGGGCCCAAATGCCCGATCTGTCTTGGCAGCTTTAAAGCGGATTGAAAAGTTAGATATAAGAACAGTTGCCACGGGACATGGCCCTTTATTACAACACTATATCTCCGAATGGCTTGGACGCTATCAAAACTGGAGTTTAGAACAAGCAAAAACAGAGACATTAGTGGCTCTATTTTATATTGAAGATTACGGGCATAGCGAGCATTTAGTCCGTTCCATAGCACATGGATGCGCGAAAACAGGCGTGGCAGTAGAATTAGTAGACCTCAATAGTGCCGAGCCTCAAGAAGTTAGAGAATTAGTTGCACAAGCTTCTGGTTTAGTAATTGCAATGCCACCGCAATCTTCGGTGATGATTCAAGCTGCTTTAAGTACAATTTTAGCTGCTGTTCATAAGAAGCAGGCAATTGGTTTATTAGAGTCGGGAGGTGGAGATGATGAACCGGTTTATCCTTTACGTAATAAGTTTCAAGAACTGGGATTAACAGAAGCTTTTCCTCCTATCTTAGTTAAGGAAATTCCTACACAAGCAACGGAACAACTTTGTGATGAAGCGGGGACAGATATGGGTCAATGGTTGACCCGCGATCGCACCATTAAACAAATCAAATCTATCAATACCGAGCTAGAAAAAGCTTTAGGGCGGATTAGCACAGGATTATATATTATCACCGCCAAAAAAGGAGAAATTCAGAGTGCAATGTTGGCTTCTTGGGTGACACAAGCGAGTCTTGAGCCTTTAGGAGTAGCGATCGCAGTATCCAAAGATCGGGCAATTGAATCCTTGATGCACGTTGGCGATCGCTTTGTTTTAAACGTTTTGGAAGAAGGCAAATATCAAGGATTAATGAAACATTTTCTGAAACGTTTTGCTCCTGGTGCAGACCGTTTTGCTGGAGTGAAAACATATCCAGCGAAAAATGAATCGCCTGTTTTAGCTGAAGCTTTAGCTTACATGGAATGTGAAATTACTAGCCGCATGGATTGTGGAGATCATTGGGTAATTTATAGCACAGTCCAAACTGGAAGAGTTGCCAACCTACATGCACTTACTGCCGCCCATCACCGCAAAATTGGCAATCATTACTAA
- a CDS encoding DUF4340 domain-containing protein: MKLPKTTLILILLTLALGSFVYFHEIRGASVQEETKEQKQKIFSFAEDDVQSLTVTTKKLTLNLERNPEFSNPKWLIKSPISGSANDAIVSYLMDLLVKGNSDRTLSTPAKDLKEFALDQPQATINITLKNRQSHQLLLGKSNFNGRFLYAQADPAAKPDGNINVLLVSTDFANAVNRELSEWKQPVDNSQKLPPLTIPKPTPTNSK, encoded by the coding sequence ATGAAATTGCCGAAAACGACTTTAATTTTGATACTGCTAACGCTGGCTTTAGGCAGTTTTGTTTACTTCCATGAAATTCGGGGTGCGAGTGTGCAAGAAGAAACCAAAGAGCAAAAGCAGAAAATTTTCTCTTTTGCCGAAGATGATGTGCAGTCTTTAACAGTCACGACAAAAAAACTCACTCTGAATCTGGAACGTAACCCTGAATTTAGTAATCCCAAGTGGTTAATCAAATCTCCGATATCGGGGTCAGCAAATGATGCCATTGTTTCCTATTTGATGGATTTGTTAGTCAAAGGTAATAGCGATCGCACCTTATCAACTCCAGCAAAAGACCTTAAAGAATTCGCTTTAGATCAACCCCAAGCAACTATCAATATCACTCTGAAAAACCGACAAAGCCATCAGTTGCTTTTGGGTAAATCTAACTTTAATGGTCGTTTCTTGTATGCTCAAGCTGACCCTGCTGCTAAACCCGATGGAAATATAAACGTGCTGTTGGTATCTACAGATTTTGCAAATGCCGTGAATCGGGAACTATCAGAGTGGAAACAACCTGTAGATAATAGCCAGAAACTTCCTCCGCTCACGATTCCTAAACCAACTCCGACAAACAGCAAATAA